The following DNA comes from Corallococcus silvisoli.
GCGCCGTTGATGGAGCTGCTCGAAGGCGAGGCCCATGGCGCGGCGTCCGGCGCCACCCGTGGTGACGAGTGTGCCATCGATATCGAAGAGGAGAACGGTGGGGCGCATGGCCCTCCATTAACGGAAGGCCCCGCCCGACGCGAGCCCCGAGCCATCCGTCGTGGCCAGGTTCAGGGTTCGGCCAGCGTCAGGCCCTGTTGGAGGGCCTCTCGCACCTGGGGCACGTCCTCAAGCGGAAGCCGCTCCTCCAGCACCTCCCGCACCTGCTGGCCCCCCAGCCGACCGAGCGCCTGGGCCACGGCCTCGCGGATCCGCAGGTCGCGGTCCTCCAGCCGGGCTCGCAGCGTCTTCACGGCCTCGAAGCCCAGGCACTGGCCCAGGGCCGCGGCGGCCTGGCTGCGAACGTCGGAAGGTCGGTGCGGATCCTCCAGCATCGCCTGGAGCGTCTGTCCCGCTTGAGGGAACTCCACCCAAGCCAGCGCCGTCACGGCCCGCATCCGCTGAGCGTCGGAGACGCTCGGGTCCTCCGCGAGCGCCGCGAGCACGGGCACGACCTCTGGCCCCAGCCTGTGCCACGCCGCCTCCGAGGCCACGGTCGGCAGGGCGAGCAACCCCAGGGCTTCCGCGCGCAGCGGCCCGGGGACGGCGGAGGGGGGCGTCTCGGGTCCAGCGGGCCGGGCCCTCGCGGCGTTCGCACGGACCGGCGCCGCGTCGGAAACGGGGGCCGTGCCGGCGAACATGGCGAGGGCCGCCAGGGCGCTCCCCCATGGCATGGCGGAGCGGGAAGGGGCCGGCGAGGGACGAACACCGCGGGGGCGGGACGACGGGCTCGGCATGCGGGGGCTCCCGGTGGAGGAGGGGAGCCCCGGTTATACGACGGCTGCCGGTCCGGACTCGATAACGCTAAGGTCGGAGCCATGGCCGGACGCGTCTTCTTCTTCCTCCAGCACGCCACGTACGAGCCCGCATACCAGGCGGCCTCCATGGGCATCACCGCCGCCGCGATGGGGGATGATGTCTACTTCGTCTTCGCCTTCGAGGCCCTGCGCCAACTGGTCCGGGGGGGCTTCGGACTGGCGCACAGCGAGCGCGAGCGCACCGAGGCGGCCCGCGCCGAAGGGCTCAACGTCCCCACTCCGGCGAGGATGCTCGAGGAGGCCCGCGCCCTGGGCGCGAAGCTCGTGGCCTGCGACACCACGGTGCGCATCTGTGGCCTGTCACCCCAGGAACTGCACGGCACCCTGGACGACGTCATGGGCCTGGCCTCCATCTGGAGGCTGACGGACGGCGCTCGCGTCCTCACGCTGTGAGGGCCCCTGGCGGATCCACCACCCCGCGGAGGGAGGAGGATGTCCGACAGTGGAAACGCGCTGCGCCCGGGGGATCCCCTGTCGTTGCAACTTGGCAGCGTTACCCGAATGGAAGCCGTCGGCCTCGCGTGGCTGTAGCCTCGGTGGGCGCCCACGCGTTACGCTGGGGCATTCGCGGTTCGTTGTTCCCCCCTGGAAGGAAACTCCCAAGCCTATGCGCGCCAAGTCGACCCCCCTGAGCGCACTGCTGGCCGGCATCATCGGTGGTGCCATGATGGCCGGCTGTCAGACCTATGACTTCGAGCCGGTGGATCCGCTCGCGATCGCTCAGACGACGAAGGAGACGGTGATCACCGCTCGCAAGAGCAAGCCGGACGTCATGCTGCTGGTGGACACCTCCGGCTCCATGACGTTGCCGGTGAACCCCGACATGGTGGTGAACGGCGTCCAGGTCTGTCACCGCAAGGACGAGCTGGGCCGCGACTACATCTGCAGCGATGACGTCCCCTGTGACAC
Coding sequences within:
- a CDS encoding HEAT repeat domain-containing protein, producing the protein MFAGTAPVSDAAPVRANAARARPAGPETPPSAVPGPLRAEALGLLALPTVASEAAWHRLGPEVVPVLAALAEDPSVSDAQRMRAVTALAWVEFPQAGQTLQAMLEDPHRPSDVRSQAAAALGQCLGFEAVKTLRARLEDRDLRIREAVAQALGRLGGQQVREVLEERLPLEDVPQVREALQQGLTLAEP
- a CDS encoding DsrE family protein, whose protein sequence is MAGRVFFFLQHATYEPAYQAASMGITAAAMGDDVYFVFAFEALRQLVRGGFGLAHSERERTEAARAEGLNVPTPARMLEEARALGAKLVACDTTVRICGLSPQELHGTLDDVMGLASIWRLTDGARVLTL